A region from the Acyrthosiphon pisum isolate AL4f chromosome A1, pea_aphid_22Mar2018_4r6ur, whole genome shotgun sequence genome encodes:
- the LOC100163643 gene encoding ADP-ribosylation factor GTPase-activating protein 1 isoform X1 translates to MSMKHLTNKTPRILQELMTQQDNSKCFECGSHNPQWASVSYGIWICLMCSGKHRGLGVHLSFVRSITMDSWKDLELEKMKVGGNRNAKEFFKSQPDWSDSMTIEQKYNTKAAALYRDKILNLAKGEQWSPTTSSAKDYNVDHMKMSGGNQSQKYNFNESSTNYNELSSGYQNDVGSPNIKDEKEAFFARKQYENMTKPSNVPPNQGGRYSGFGNTVEQPPRSQSQDLLDSAVSSFSSGWSLFSSSASKLASQATQSAIKIGGLATQKVTDITTDISSKIKEGTLIDDVSTQFSSMSTKVNDLGRKEWQNITGSNIPTPPKSHSTNFVAHSTENSSLISDGSSGNQKNVQRKNSWTSWDVNNTHASSSDQTTEKYQPIQDDWNNKWDNNW, encoded by the exons ATGAGTATGAAACATTTAACAAACAAAACCCCGAGAATTCTTCAAGAGCTTATGACCCAACAGGATAATTCG AAATGTTTTGAGTGCGGTTCTCATAATCCACAATGGGCTTCTGTCTCATATGGTATATGGATTTGTTTAATGTGTTCAGGAAAACACAGAGGTCTTGGAGTTCATCTGTCATTTGTCAGATCCATTACCATGGATTCTTGGAAGGATTTAGAGTTGGAAAAAATGAAA GTTGGGGGAAATAGAAATGCTAAagaatttttcaaatctcaacCAGACTGGAGTGATTCAATGactattgaacaaaaatataatactaaagcTGCAGCATTATATAGAGATAAG ATATTAAATTTAGCTAAAGGGGAACAATGGAGCCCTACTACGTCATCAGCTAAAGATTATAATGTAGAtcatatgaaaat gtcGGGTGGTAACCAATcacaaaagtataattttaatgaatcatcaactaattataatgaattgagCTCTGGCTATCAAAATGATGTTGGCAGTCCAAATATCAAAGATGAGAAAGAAGCTTTTTTTGCTAGAAAGCAATATGAAAACATGACAAAACCTAG CAATGTCCCTCCAAATCAAGGTGGGCGTTATTCTGGATTTGGTAATACAGTTGAACAACCTCCAAGAAGTCAATCTCAAGATCTTCTTGACTCTGCAGTGTCATCATTTTCTAGT gGATGGTCTTTATTTTCCTCATCTGCATCAAAACTAGCCTCTCAAGCCACACAAAGTGCCATTAAAATAGGTGGACTAGCAACTCAAAAGGTAACGGATATAACCACTGACATAAGCTCAAAG ATAAAAGAAGGTACATTAATTGACGACGTATCCACTCAATTTTCTTCTATGTCAACAAAg gtaaacGATTTAGGCCGTAAAGAATGGCAAAATATTACTGGCAGTAATATTCCTACACCGCCAAAATCACATTCAACTAATTTTGTAGCGCATTCCACTGAGAACTCTTCTTTAATTTCTGATGGTTCATCTGGAAATcaaaa AAACGTTCAGCGTAAAAACAGCTGGACATCTTGGGATGTTAATAATACTCATGCATCGTCCTCTGATCAAACAACTGAAAAATATCAACCAATTCAAGATGATTGGAATAACAAATGGGATAATAACTGGTAG
- the LOC100163643 gene encoding ADP-ribosylation factor GTPase-activating protein 1 isoform X2 produces the protein MSMKHLTNKTPRILQELMTQQDNSKCFECGSHNPQWASVSYGIWICLMCSGKHRGLGVHLSFVRSITMDSWKDLELEKMKVGGNRNAKEFFKSQPDWSDSMTIEQKYNTKAAALYRDKILNLAKGEQWSPTTSSAKDYNVDHMKMSGGNQSQKYNFNESSTNYNELSSGYQNDVGSPNIKDEKEAFFARKQYENMTKPSNVPPNQGGRYSGFGNTVEQPPRSQSQDLLDSAVSSFSSGWSLFSSSASKLASQATQSAIKIGGLATQKVNDLGRKEWQNITGSNIPTPPKSHSTNFVAHSTENSSLISDGSSGNQKNVQRKNSWTSWDVNNTHASSSDQTTEKYQPIQDDWNNKWDNNW, from the exons ATGAGTATGAAACATTTAACAAACAAAACCCCGAGAATTCTTCAAGAGCTTATGACCCAACAGGATAATTCG AAATGTTTTGAGTGCGGTTCTCATAATCCACAATGGGCTTCTGTCTCATATGGTATATGGATTTGTTTAATGTGTTCAGGAAAACACAGAGGTCTTGGAGTTCATCTGTCATTTGTCAGATCCATTACCATGGATTCTTGGAAGGATTTAGAGTTGGAAAAAATGAAA GTTGGGGGAAATAGAAATGCTAAagaatttttcaaatctcaacCAGACTGGAGTGATTCAATGactattgaacaaaaatataatactaaagcTGCAGCATTATATAGAGATAAG ATATTAAATTTAGCTAAAGGGGAACAATGGAGCCCTACTACGTCATCAGCTAAAGATTATAATGTAGAtcatatgaaaat gtcGGGTGGTAACCAATcacaaaagtataattttaatgaatcatcaactaattataatgaattgagCTCTGGCTATCAAAATGATGTTGGCAGTCCAAATATCAAAGATGAGAAAGAAGCTTTTTTTGCTAGAAAGCAATATGAAAACATGACAAAACCTAG CAATGTCCCTCCAAATCAAGGTGGGCGTTATTCTGGATTTGGTAATACAGTTGAACAACCTCCAAGAAGTCAATCTCAAGATCTTCTTGACTCTGCAGTGTCATCATTTTCTAGT gGATGGTCTTTATTTTCCTCATCTGCATCAAAACTAGCCTCTCAAGCCACACAAAGTGCCATTAAAATAGGTGGACTAGCAACTCAAAAG gtaaacGATTTAGGCCGTAAAGAATGGCAAAATATTACTGGCAGTAATATTCCTACACCGCCAAAATCACATTCAACTAATTTTGTAGCGCATTCCACTGAGAACTCTTCTTTAATTTCTGATGGTTCATCTGGAAATcaaaa AAACGTTCAGCGTAAAAACAGCTGGACATCTTGGGATGTTAATAATACTCATGCATCGTCCTCTGATCAAACAACTGAAAAATATCAACCAATTCAAGATGATTGGAATAACAAATGGGATAATAACTGGTAG
- the LOC103309175 gene encoding uncharacterized protein LOC103309175: protein MPSINNINRLNFNDDDYNFIYGVVDDIWKNVLKVVSQRILDEKEIHFISRCNVNAMFRIFKLPYPRVDEEDVCAQSHIFLDPPPQSEKVVFTSTVIKEVKKMSKLKIINRIKD, encoded by the exons ATGccttcaattaataatataaacag ATTAAACTTCAATGACGatgactacaattttatttatggtGTTGTGGACGATATAtggaaaaatgtgttaaaagtTGTGTCTCAAAGAATTTTAGATGAAAAAGAAATACACTTTATAAGCCGTTGCAACGTTAATGCCATGTTTCGAATATTTAAG CTCCCGTATCCTCGTGTCGATGAAGAAGATGTGTGTGCACAGtcacatatatttttagatcCCCCACCTCAAAGTGAAAAAGTTGTCTTTACTTCCACAGTAATTaaagaagttaaaaaaatgtctaagttaaaaataattaatcgcattaaagattaa
- the LOC100163801 gene encoding 60S ribosomal protein L38 has translation MPQEIKEIKDFLLKARRKDAKSVKIKKNIENVKFKVRCSRFLYTLVITDKEKAEKLKQSLPPGLQVKEIKCKKMSTENKEKKL, from the exons ATG ccaCAAGAAATTAAGGAAATCAAGGATTTCCTTCTGAAGGCTAGAAGGAAGGATgctaaat ctgtCAAGATTAAGAAGaacattgaaaatgttaaattcaaGGTTCGTTGTTCTCGATTCCTTTATACCTTAGTAATCACAGACAAGGAAAAAGCAGAAAAACTTAAACAATCATTGCCACCTG GTCTTCAAGTGAAGGagatcaaatgtaaaaaaatgagcACTGAAAATAAagagaaaaaattataa